The Acetivibrio saccincola genome window below encodes:
- a CDS encoding 16S rRNA (uracil(1498)-N(3))-methyltransferase, giving the protein MSKFFVKSENISSDLITITGEDVIHIKKVLRLKNGDNIIVSDGLGTDYNVEIHEIHSHKVETKIISSYKNISEPPVNTILFQGIPKSDKMDYIIQKGVELGVNKIVPVVTERTIVKISKDNYKKKHERWNRISMEAAKQCNRGIVPEVGYPVNFKDVVETLPGDALKILPYEKEKSQGIKGILKEKSNNKDIYIFIGPEGGFCEKEIELALKNDFNIISLGPRILRTETAGIVVLSILMYELGDVGYV; this is encoded by the coding sequence ATGTCCAAATTCTTTGTAAAAAGTGAAAACATCTCATCTGATTTAATTACCATAACAGGTGAAGATGTTATTCACATAAAAAAAGTATTGAGATTAAAGAACGGAGATAATATAATAGTATCAGACGGGCTGGGAACTGATTATAATGTTGAGATACATGAAATACATTCACATAAGGTTGAGACAAAAATTATCAGTTCTTATAAAAATATTTCAGAACCGCCTGTAAACACAATTCTTTTCCAAGGCATACCTAAATCTGACAAAATGGATTATATAATACAAAAAGGAGTGGAATTAGGTGTAAACAAAATAGTTCCTGTTGTTACGGAAAGGACAATTGTGAAAATTTCAAAGGATAATTACAAAAAGAAGCATGAAAGATGGAACAGGATTTCCATGGAAGCAGCAAAACAATGCAACAGAGGAATTGTACCTGAAGTAGGATATCCGGTAAACTTTAAAGATGTAGTAGAGACACTACCAGGAGACGCTTTAAAAATATTGCCCTATGAGAAGGAAAAATCTCAAGGAATAAAGGGGATTTTAAAGGAAAAGTCAAATAATAAAGATATATATATTTTTATAGGACCGGAAGGAGGATTTTGCGAAAAGGAAATAGAATTAGCACTTAAAAACGATTTTAATATCATTTCTTTAGGACCAAGAATACTTAGGACAGAAACGGCTGGAATTGTTGTTTTATCAATACTAATGTATGAATTAGGAGATGTGGGTTATGTCTGA
- a CDS encoding DUF2935 domain-containing protein yields MRYFYGDKTPLRILDEIELWKRQESEHTIVIRQIVPNLERDFEEKLKNWELNLSKTAATAVRYIEEVIRCKGMISPVLYQSIRKFTIFALNQSLSFVVFLNLLVAESEAVRCNEIAVAVINHIRRESEYFIGIAKASLHCF; encoded by the coding sequence ATGCGGTATTTTTACGGGGACAAAACTCCGCTAAGAATTTTAGATGAAATAGAACTGTGGAAGCGTCAGGAAAGTGAGCATACCATTGTAATCCGCCAGATTGTACCCAATTTAGAAAGGGATTTTGAAGAAAAACTTAAAAATTGGGAATTAAACCTTTCCAAAACAGCGGCAACTGCAGTGCGCTACATTGAAGAGGTTATCAGATGCAAGGGAATGATTTCTCCTGTTTTATACCAAAGCATTAGAAAATTTACTATTTTTGCCCTTAATCAAAGTTTAAGTTTTGTAGTTTTTCTAAACCTGCTTGTTGCAGAAAGTGAAGCGGTAAGATGTAATGAAATAGCAGTGGCTGTAATTAACCATATCAGGCGGGAATCTGAATATTTTATCGGTATCGCAAAAGCTTCTTTACACTGTTTTTAA
- a CDS encoding response regulator → MSELRFVVVDDAVFMRTLLKKMIEEVEGYKVVGEGSNGYEAIEQVKIHKPDIITLDITMPEMDGISAIKEILKYSPHTGIIMVSAMGQQSMVVEAIKMGAKDFVVKPFEKSRVLQAIKNVIEG, encoded by the coding sequence ATGTCTGAACTAAGATTTGTTGTTGTTGATGATGCTGTATTTATGCGTACTCTTTTAAAGAAAATGATAGAAGAAGTGGAAGGCTACAAGGTAGTCGGAGAGGGCTCTAATGGTTATGAAGCCATTGAGCAGGTGAAAATACACAAACCAGATATTATAACACTAGACATTACAATGCCGGAGATGGACGGGATATCTGCTATAAAGGAAATACTAAAATACAGTCCGCACACCGGGATAATAATGGTTTCAGCAATGGGACAGCAATCCATGGTCGTTGAAGCTATAAAGATGGGAGCTAAAGATTTTGTTGTCAAGCCTTTTGAAAAATCCAGGGTTTTACAGGCAATAAAAAATGTTATCGAAGGATAA
- a CDS encoding glycine--tRNA ligase has product MEVKKTMEKIVALAKNRGFVYPGSDIYGGLANAWDYGPLGVELKNNIKNAWWRKFIQENPYNVGVDCAILMNPQVWVASGHVGGFSDPLIDCRDCKTRHRADELIEEWNKANNVSVNVDGWENQQLMQYIKENSVKCPKCGSSNFTDIRKFNLMFKTFQGVTEDSQSELYLRPETAQGIFVNFKNVQRTTRKKIPFGIGQIGKSFRNEITPRNFIFRTREFEQMELEFFCEPGEDLKWFEYWKDFCYNWLVSLGIKEENLKMRDHSKEELSHYSKATTDIEYKFPFGWGELWGIADRTDYDLKQHSEHSKEDLSYFDPTTNEKYIPYCVEPSVGVDRAFLTFLCEAYDEEELEDGDVRVVLRFHPVLAPVKIAVLPLSKKLGEEAWKVYEMLSKKYVCQYDETGSIGKRYRRQDEIGTPYCLTYDFDSQEDASVTIRDRDTMEQVRIKIDELNEYFSSKFDF; this is encoded by the coding sequence ATGGAAGTAAAGAAAACCATGGAAAAAATAGTGGCACTGGCTAAAAATAGAGGATTTGTCTATCCAGGTTCAGATATATATGGAGGACTGGCAAATGCCTGGGATTATGGGCCTTTGGGTGTTGAGCTAAAAAACAACATAAAAAATGCCTGGTGGCGTAAATTCATACAGGAAAATCCATACAATGTAGGTGTAGACTGTGCCATATTGATGAATCCACAAGTTTGGGTGGCTTCAGGTCATGTGGGAGGATTCAGTGACCCTTTAATTGACTGCAGGGATTGTAAAACCCGTCACAGGGCTGATGAATTAATCGAGGAATGGAATAAGGCTAATAATGTTAGCGTCAATGTAGATGGTTGGGAAAACCAGCAGCTTATGCAGTATATTAAAGAGAATTCAGTAAAATGCCCAAAGTGCGGTTCAAGTAATTTTACAGACATAAGAAAGTTTAATCTTATGTTCAAAACATTCCAGGGAGTGACTGAAGATTCACAATCTGAATTATATTTAAGACCGGAAACAGCCCAGGGAATATTTGTGAACTTTAAAAATGTTCAAAGAACAACAAGAAAGAAGATTCCCTTTGGAATAGGCCAGATTGGAAAATCCTTTAGAAATGAAATAACACCGCGTAATTTTATATTCAGGACCAGGGAATTTGAACAGATGGAACTGGAATTTTTCTGTGAGCCGGGTGAAGACCTTAAATGGTTTGAGTATTGGAAGGACTTTTGCTATAATTGGCTTGTAAGTTTGGGAATTAAAGAAGAAAACCTTAAAATGCGGGATCATAGTAAAGAAGAATTATCCCATTACAGTAAAGCTACTACAGATATTGAATACAAATTCCCGTTTGGCTGGGGCGAACTTTGGGGAATTGCAGATAGGACAGATTATGATTTAAAGCAGCACAGTGAGCATTCTAAAGAAGATTTGTCCTATTTTGACCCAACAACAAATGAAAAATACATACCTTATTGTGTTGAACCATCGGTAGGAGTAGACAGGGCTTTCCTTACATTCTTATGTGAAGCATATGATGAGGAAGAGTTAGAAGACGGGGATGTAAGGGTTGTTTTAAGATTTCATCCTGTTCTTGCACCTGTAAAAATTGCAGTTCTCCCCCTTTCCAAAAAGCTGGGAGAGGAGGCATGGAAAGTTTATGAGATGCTTTCCAAAAAATATGTATGCCAATACGATGAAACCGGAAGTATTGGTAAAAGATACAGAAGACAGGATGAGATTGGAACACCATACTGCCTGACATATGATTTTGATTCCCAGGAAGATGCAAGTGTAACAATAAGGGACAGGGATACAATGGAGCAGGTAAGAATAAAAATAGATGAATTAAATGAGTATTTTAGCAGCAAATTTGACTTTTAA
- the ppdK gene encoding pyruvate, phosphate dikinase: MAKYVYLFSEGNASMRELLGGKGANLAEMTSLGLPVPRGFTVTTEACTRYYDDGKVIAKEIEEEIYATMAKTEEIVGKKFGDPNNPLLVSVRSGARASMPGMMDTILNLGLNDEVAEGLAKLTNNERFAYDSYRRFIQMFGEVVMEIDKSKFDEIFDGVKEQNGITLDTDLTAENLKEIVKKYKELFKNEKGFDFPQDPKVQLMEAIKAVFRSWDNPRAIVYRRLNDIPGDWGTAVNVQEMVYGNMGEDSGTGVAFTRNPSTGEKKLYGEFLMNAQGEDVVAGIRTPQPLEQLKEVMPDVYNQFVEIAEKLEKHYRDMQDMEFTIERGKLFMLQTRSGKRTATAALRIAVELVEENMISKEEAVMQVDPKQLDTLLHPNFEPNALKNATPVAKGLPASPGAATGKVYFDAESAVNAHKNGEKNIILVRLETSPEDIEGMHVSTGILTARGGMTSHAAVVARGMGTCCVAGCGEIRINEEEKYFTDKNGNKYHEGDWISLDGSTGNVYGEKLPTVEPEMTGYFATLMEWADEIRQLKVRTNADNPADATQARKFGAEGIGLCRTEHMFFEADRIPAMREMIVSRTEEQRRKALDKLLPMQRGDFEALFEAMEGCPVTIRLLDPPLHEFLPQEDSDIEKLAKEMGISFDELKGIINELHEFNPMMGHRGCRLAVTYPEIAEMQTRAIIEAAINVNKKGMNVVPEIMIPLVGEVKELKYVKDVVVNTANEIIEKEGVDLKYQVGTMIEIPRAAITADEIAKEAEFFSFGTNDLTQMTFGFSRDDAAKFLDDYYRNKIYEFDPFERIDQKGVGKLVETAVKLGKQTRPDIKLGICGEHGGDPSSVEFCHRAGLQYVSCSPFRVPIARLAAAQAVIREKNSK; this comes from the coding sequence ATGGCAAAATACGTATATCTTTTTAGCGAGGGCAATGCATCAATGAGAGAGCTTCTTGGCGGTAAGGGAGCGAATCTTGCTGAGATGACCAGCTTAGGTCTTCCTGTACCAAGAGGTTTTACAGTAACCACAGAAGCATGTACAAGGTATTACGACGATGGTAAAGTAATTGCAAAGGAAATTGAAGAAGAAATATATGCTACAATGGCAAAAACTGAAGAAATAGTTGGGAAAAAATTCGGTGATCCAAACAACCCTCTACTTGTTTCAGTACGTTCTGGTGCAAGAGCATCCATGCCGGGTATGATGGATACAATACTAAATCTTGGTCTTAATGATGAAGTTGCTGAAGGATTGGCAAAGCTTACTAATAACGAAAGATTTGCATATGACAGCTATAGAAGATTTATCCAAATGTTTGGCGAAGTGGTAATGGAAATTGATAAGTCCAAGTTTGATGAAATTTTTGACGGGGTTAAAGAACAAAATGGTATTACACTTGATACAGATTTAACAGCTGAAAACTTAAAAGAAATTGTTAAAAAATACAAAGAGTTATTTAAAAATGAAAAGGGATTTGATTTCCCACAGGATCCAAAAGTTCAGTTAATGGAAGCTATAAAGGCTGTATTCCGTTCATGGGACAACCCAAGAGCTATAGTATATAGAAGGCTAAATGATATACCGGGGGATTGGGGTACTGCAGTAAACGTGCAGGAAATGGTATACGGAAACATGGGTGAAGATTCCGGTACAGGTGTTGCATTTACAAGAAACCCATCCACAGGTGAGAAAAAGCTTTATGGTGAGTTTTTGATGAATGCACAGGGTGAAGACGTTGTTGCAGGTATCAGAACTCCACAGCCGTTAGAACAATTAAAAGAAGTAATGCCCGATGTATACAATCAGTTTGTAGAGATTGCTGAAAAGCTTGAAAAACACTATAGGGACATGCAGGATATGGAGTTTACCATTGAAAGAGGAAAGCTTTTCATGCTCCAGACAAGAAGTGGTAAGAGAACAGCGACAGCTGCATTGAGAATAGCAGTTGAACTTGTGGAAGAAAATATGATTTCCAAAGAAGAAGCTGTTATGCAGGTTGATCCAAAGCAGTTAGATACCTTGCTGCATCCTAATTTTGAGCCAAATGCATTAAAGAATGCGACTCCAGTGGCTAAAGGACTTCCAGCATCTCCAGGGGCAGCTACAGGAAAAGTATATTTTGATGCAGAGTCTGCTGTTAATGCACATAAAAATGGTGAGAAAAACATAATTCTTGTAAGGCTTGAAACATCTCCTGAAGATATTGAAGGTATGCATGTATCAACGGGAATACTTACAGCACGCGGAGGAATGACATCTCACGCAGCTGTTGTGGCAAGAGGTATGGGTACTTGCTGTGTAGCAGGTTGTGGTGAGATAAGAATAAATGAAGAAGAAAAATACTTTACTGACAAAAATGGCAATAAATATCATGAAGGAGACTGGATTTCCCTTGATGGTTCAACAGGTAATGTTTATGGAGAGAAACTTCCAACAGTAGAGCCTGAAATGACAGGATACTTTGCTACTCTTATGGAATGGGCAGACGAAATCAGACAATTAAAAGTAAGGACAAATGCGGATAATCCTGCAGATGCTACTCAGGCAAGAAAGTTTGGTGCTGAAGGTATCGGACTTTGCCGTACAGAGCATATGTTCTTTGAAGCAGACAGAATTCCTGCAATGAGGGAAATGATTGTTTCAAGAACAGAAGAGCAGAGAAGAAAAGCTTTAGACAAACTTCTTCCAATGCAAAGAGGTGACTTTGAAGCACTTTTCGAAGCAATGGAAGGATGTCCTGTGACAATAAGGTTATTGGATCCACCGCTGCATGAGTTCCTTCCACAAGAAGACAGCGATATAGAAAAACTTGCAAAAGAAATGGGTATTTCTTTTGACGAATTAAAGGGAATAATAAATGAACTTCATGAGTTTAACCCAATGATGGGTCACAGAGGATGCCGTTTGGCTGTTACTTATCCAGAAATAGCTGAAATGCAGACCAGGGCTATTATAGAAGCAGCTATAAATGTAAACAAAAAAGGTATGAATGTTGTACCTGAAATTATGATTCCTTTAGTTGGTGAAGTTAAAGAGTTGAAATATGTTAAAGATGTAGTTGTTAACACTGCAAATGAAATTATAGAAAAAGAAGGAGTAGACTTAAAATATCAGGTTGGTACAATGATAGAAATTCCAAGGGCAGCTATTACAGCAGACGAGATAGCAAAAGAAGCAGAATTCTTCTCCTTTGGTACAAATGACCTGACACAAATGACCTTTGGATTTAGCCGTGATGATGCTGCTAAATTCTTAGATGACTACTATAGAAACAAGATATACGAATTTGACCCATTTGAAAGAATTGACCAAAAAGGTGTAGGAAAACTTGTTGAAACAGCAGTTAAACTTGGAAAGCAAACAAGACCTGATATTAAATTAGGTATTTGCGGAGAGCATGGTGGGGATCCTTCCTCTGTTGAATTCTGCCACAGAGCAGGTTTACAATACGTTTCATGTTCACCGTTCAGAGTGCCTATAGCAAGACTTGCAGCAGCTCAGGCTGTTATAAGGGAAAAGAACAGTAAATAA
- the rpoZ gene encoding DNA-directed RNA polymerase subunit omega — protein MIDPPIGSLLEKVDSRYTLVVAAAKRARQLTDGAPKLTECESDKAVSVAINEIDEGKITYIRTKSGIK, from the coding sequence ATGATTGATCCGCCAATAGGTTCATTGCTTGAAAAAGTGGACAGCAGATATACATTGGTGGTAGCGGCTGCAAAAAGAGCCAGACAGCTGACAGATGGCGCTCCAAAGCTTACAGAATGTGAGTCTGATAAAGCTGTTTCTGTTGCTATTAATGAGATTGATGAAGGGAAGATTACATACATCAGGACAAAGAGCGGGATAAAATAG
- the remA gene encoding extracellular matrix/biofilm regulator RemA, whose product MKLINIGFGNIVSANRLVAIVSPESAPIKRIIQEARDRGMLVDATYGRRTRAVIITDSDHIILSAVQPETVAHRLNAKDAEVADEDIDE is encoded by the coding sequence ATGAAATTAATAAATATAGGTTTTGGAAATATTGTTTCTGCTAACAGGCTTGTAGCAATTGTTAGTCCTGAATCAGCACCTATAAAGAGGATAATACAGGAAGCACGGGATAGGGGAATGCTTGTAGATGCTACTTACGGACGCAGGACAAGAGCAGTTATAATAACTGACAGTGACCATATTATATTATCTGCAGTCCAACCGGAGACAGTTGCTCACAGATTAAATGCTAAAGATGCAGAAGTAGCGGATGAAGATATTGATGAGTAA
- a CDS encoding YicC/YloC family endoribonuclease has product MVHSMTGFGRGRSQGDGKEFLVEIKTVNHRYCDLYIKIPRQISFLEDKIRERVGKVISRGKADIYVSFDDFSEESKSILIDEGLVKAYIRSMELLRDKYELKDDITVSLIAKFPEVIKVEKAEQDEEELWELLSKALDDALKTLIDMRRAEGEGLKADLVERTFLIENIINEISIRCPEIVKEYKYRLENRIKELLGQQVVDENRMMMEIAIFADRCNIDEELVRLKSHVCQFRDTLEMDVPIGRKLDFLVQEMNREANTIGSKANDLFVSKKVIEIKSELEKIREQTQNIE; this is encoded by the coding sequence ATGGTTCATAGTATGACAGGTTTTGGCCGGGGAAGGTCCCAGGGGGATGGTAAGGAATTCTTAGTTGAAATAAAAACAGTTAACCATAGATATTGTGATTTATATATAAAGATTCCACGGCAAATTTCATTTTTAGAAGATAAGATAAGAGAAAGAGTAGGAAAAGTTATATCAAGGGGAAAAGCAGATATTTACGTAAGCTTTGATGATTTTTCAGAGGAATCTAAAAGCATACTGATAGATGAAGGGCTTGTAAAAGCATACATAAGGAGTATGGAGCTTTTAAGGGATAAATACGAACTAAAGGATGATATAACTGTATCCCTCATTGCAAAGTTTCCGGAGGTTATTAAAGTTGAGAAAGCAGAGCAAGACGAAGAAGAGCTTTGGGAACTTTTATCAAAAGCACTGGATGATGCCCTAAAAACATTAATTGATATGAGAAGGGCTGAGGGAGAGGGATTAAAGGCTGATTTAGTTGAAAGGACATTTTTAATTGAAAATATTATTAATGAAATAAGCATAAGATGCCCGGAAATTGTGAAAGAATATAAGTATAGATTAGAAAACAGAATAAAAGAATTGTTAGGACAGCAGGTAGTTGATGAGAATAGAATGATGATGGAAATTGCTATTTTTGCTGACAGGTGCAATATTGATGAAGAGCTTGTGCGCTTAAAAAGCCATGTTTGTCAGTTTAGGGATACATTAGAAATGGATGTGCCCATTGGAAGAAAGCTTGATTTTTTAGTTCAGGAGATGAACAGGGAGGCAAATACAATTGGCTCAAAGGCAAATGATTTATTTGTATCAAAAAAAGTTATAGAAATAAAAAGCGAGTTGGAAAAAATAAGGGAACAAACACAAAATATAGAGTAG
- the coaBC gene encoding bifunctional phosphopantothenoylcysteine decarboxylase/phosphopantothenate--cysteine ligase CoaBC: MLKGKTAVVGVCGGIAAYKAVEVVSRLKKLGLDVNVIMTKNAAEFVDSLTFRSISNNPVTIGMFDEPQYWDIGHISLANKADFIVVVPATANIIGKVAGGIADDMLSTTIMATRVPVIFVPAMNHNMYENPIVQSNIEKLKNLGYVFMEPASGLMACGTKGKGRLPEPSDIVKFIVDFFESENAGINELKNTNVKKDLKDLSILVTAGPTREAIDPVRYITNRSSGKMGYAIAECALKRGAKVKIVSGPVNIPVPSGAEVENVISAREMYQKVMESYKDYDVLVMVAAVADYRCEEISQKKIKKSQEEMTIKLVKNPDIAKELGKVKDNRILVGFSAETDDVEKNALEKLQSKNMDMIVANDVTQEGAGFSTDTNIVKIIKGKEYIKSFPIMDKTKVADVILDEILLIRSTKGC, from the coding sequence GTGCTCAAAGGGAAGACTGCAGTTGTTGGAGTTTGCGGTGGTATAGCGGCATATAAAGCTGTTGAAGTTGTGAGCAGGTTAAAAAAACTTGGTTTAGATGTAAATGTTATAATGACAAAGAATGCTGCTGAATTTGTTGATTCTCTTACATTCAGATCTATATCTAATAATCCTGTGACAATAGGGATGTTTGATGAACCTCAATATTGGGATATAGGGCATATTTCCCTTGCCAACAAAGCGGATTTTATTGTTGTGGTGCCTGCAACTGCCAATATTATAGGAAAAGTTGCGGGGGGTATTGCCGACGACATGCTTTCTACAACTATAATGGCAACCCGGGTACCTGTTATTTTTGTGCCTGCAATGAATCACAATATGTATGAAAATCCAATTGTCCAATCTAATATAGAGAAGCTAAAAAATCTTGGCTATGTATTTATGGAGCCGGCATCAGGTCTTATGGCATGCGGGACAAAAGGTAAAGGCCGTTTGCCAGAGCCTTCTGATATTGTAAAATTCATAGTTGATTTTTTTGAATCTGAAAATGCCGGTATAAATGAGCTTAAAAATACCAATGTAAAAAAGGATTTAAAAGATTTAAGTATTTTAGTTACTGCAGGTCCAACCAGAGAAGCCATTGACCCTGTCAGGTACATAACAAACCGTTCTTCAGGTAAAATGGGATATGCTATTGCAGAATGCGCATTAAAAAGGGGTGCAAAGGTAAAAATTGTATCAGGACCTGTAAATATCCCTGTACCTTCCGGGGCAGAAGTGGAAAATGTAATAAGTGCCCGGGAAATGTACCAAAAAGTTATGGAGAGTTATAAAGATTATGATGTTTTAGTAATGGTGGCAGCTGTGGCTGATTACAGATGTGAGGAAATTTCACAAAAGAAAATAAAAAAATCCCAGGAGGAAATGACCATTAAGCTTGTAAAAAATCCTGATATAGCAAAAGAATTAGGTAAAGTAAAAGACAATAGAATTTTAGTAGGGTTTAGTGCTGAGACTGATGATGTAGAGAAAAATGCACTTGAAAAACTTCAATCTAAAAACATGGATATGATAGTTGCCAATGATGTAACACAAGAGGGGGCAGGATTTTCCACCGACACCAATATTGTAAAAATTATAAAAGGAAAAGAATATATAAAGAGCTTTCCTATAATGGATAAAACAAAAGTTGCTGATGTTATTTTAGATGAAATATTATTAATAAGAAGCACCAAGGGGTGTTAA